Genomic DNA from Larus michahellis chromosome 3, bLarMic1.1, whole genome shotgun sequence:
CATTTCTtttgagaatttatttttcctgctgtgtAGGTCTTCAAATCTGAAGGAGAAGTCTAGCTAAAATAATGAAGCCGAATAAGACTGTCATCCAGTATTTCGGCTCCAGTTTTAGAAACTAAGCAGCTAATGCTAATGGGATTAATTGTTAGCCCACTGGCACACTCAGTGCTTGTGACACTGGCCAATCTAACGAGCCCACGGCACTATGAAGTTAAATAAATTACATAGAGCTTAAAGCTAGCAGCTGGTTTGTCTCCCCTCTCTATCTAGaggttgtttatttttctcaggaGGCACAAATCATGCAATTTTCATAGTTATAGCCAAGACCCAGACTGCTAACCGTGTCATCCAGCTCAGCAAtacacagctgcttgctttgtGCATGCAGTGGCATTTATGGATGTTCCCTTTCCTTATGTCTTCTAACAACAAGAGACTGACTTTGGTCTCTCTGCTTCTCTAGGGTTACGTATAGAAATAAGAAAAGTTAGTAAAATCCCATTGAATTGAACAGATGACAACAGGATGTAAATTGGTCACATCTTAACAGACGTTAATTCTCCATGATTATACAAACAGATTGGTTATCTACTGATGCTCTTAATTGgggatttaaaagacaaattACTATTCACTTAGCATTTGAGAAAACACGTTCACAGATCTTTAAGTGCACCTTAATAAATGGCATTCTGATTTTGATGCGATTCATGACCTTGGTTAGATGGGAAGATGAGAGAGAAAGCACTTCAACAGAAATGTTGCGTCTACGGCCTTAATCCAATTTGCAAGTCCAGTCACACCGACCACAGCCACGCTATTTAAAATAATAGGTTGTGCCAATCCCATTTCTGCTCTGGTCATGAACAACCACTGCCATGGACTAAAGAGTCAAAAGGGCTAGCAAaagtttttcctttggaaaatatcTGTGAGAGTCTCTTTGGGTGCTGACTGTAGGTTTGTAACCTTCTGTGCTTGTGTGGATGCGCCCCTTGCTACATGAATAATTGTTAGGAAGAAAGATTATTGTGAGGGTGATAAGAGAAATTCAGTTATTTGTTTCCTGCTGATGGGGTGCTCCCTCCacagggaaaaggggaaataatttaGAGATCAATGCagaaacatgaaagagaaattaCAGATAACACTGTCTATCTGTGTGCATCTCCAAGACATACTTCCCTTAGTTTAGTTTAGTTGTAatcatctcctttcttcctttttctttcatgcttctGAATGTGTAAAATAATAAAACGACTGTGCTAAGGAAAGAACAGTAGTTTGCAGGCTCCAGTCTTGCAGAAACTTTTCGGACACTACCACTCTCCTGATCTCAGCTGGGAAGGGCCGTGTGGCTTACAAATGACAAATTTTGTCGTtctcaaaaaaacaaataaaaaaaaatccagataaaatGTAGCTTGTAACTTAAATGTACCAAATGAGTAATAGTGGGGACTCATTAAGCTCAGTGTTGAATTGTCGATGTTTTGCAGTAGGAGTATTTTAAATGACGATGCCTTTCTCCTGCAAGAGGGAATCGATTTGCTGTCAGTCCATGAGCTAGTCTGGGGAGAACGTAATAATTTTATGACCTTATTCTGGACCTCAGAGCCTGAGTCTAAATTAGTCCTATATGATATTCACGACAGACAAAAGCTGAGTGTTTTTCCCTGTGCATGGGTGATGAAGTATGCGTATCTTTTtactttgcaatatttatttcttaccaTTCTGGTAAGAATGGTATTTCTTATTTATAAGACTTACAGGACTATATTTATAAGATTTATAAGACtataagaaatataaatatttcttatttataagACTATATATAGATTTATTTCTTGCTTAAAAGCTGTGGTTGGGCTTGGCTTCTAGGATAATGGAAGGTACTTTTACGTCAAGCTTTTCTAATACTGAATGAGTAATTGCTGTCTTTGTCAGTGGTCAGAAGCTgttatttctgcatgttttgagAGGGACTGTAAGTAACTTGTCCTTCCCCTTGTAGATAAAATTGTTGTGCTGCAAGAGTTGATCCAAGGATGGTCCAAGAAACATCTCCAGCTAGTTCCGGAAAGGCTGGCATAGAATCACAGCAGGGTTTAGGTGAGAAGGGACTGCTGGAGGTCTTTAGTCCTGTcatctgctcagagcagagctaAGCCCAAAGCTGGGTCAGGTTACTCAGGTCCTTGTCCAGTCGAATTTTGAGCATCCTGAGGGATGGAGAACTCATAGTCTTGTCCTTTCACGTGCTGCCTACACTCTGGCCAGCACAACCTGGTATGTGGTCGGCCTTCATCACCACAAGGGTGCAGTGCTGCATCGTGGACAAGAGAACTGTCTATTCCCAGTATGCAGGAACTCTGGGGAGTTACTTCAGGCACTAGCTCTGCCAGAATCCAAGTGATTTTGGCTGTAACTGGATTCttgggagaagaaaagggggacGGAGAATAATGTGTGGTTCCTTGCCATTCATATGTGTGTATCTGACATCTGTGCCAAGTAAAGTGCTTGCAAGCTTACCTCTTCTTTTGCATTTGGCTTGTAAAGATGTACTGCGTGCTGAGAAGCAGCAATTGGTTTGGAACCATGCAGTCCCCTGTTAGGAGAGTCTTACTCCCATACCACCCCTAACAGGGAAGCTACAAGCTAAAGCACAGTCTAACGCATTTGTCTCTTACCAGTCTCCATTGGGTTGGTGGCTTCATAGTGCCATTTGCAAGGATAAGCACAGAAGGAGCTGTGAATCTGAGTTCATAACCAACAAAACAGCTGGCAGGCAGTTTTGTAAGGTGAAGGGGGCATAGCTGCTGTTCATTTTTCAGATAGTTAGATGTAAAGACCTGCCTTTATTCTGCTGCATTGCCATTGCCTTCAGAAGGATCTGACACTGTGATTTTGGATATTCTGTTTGGGAAGAAGTTCAAGATCACAAAAGACACAATGTTCCTACCAGATATTCTCCAGGAAACACAGAAGTggaccacccaagttgcagaaggcaaagtcagggactgggagaatgaggaactgcccactgtaggagaagaccaggtttgagatcacataaggaacctgaaggtacacaagtccattggacctgatgagattcatctgtgggtcctcaggggtcagtactgggaccagtgctgtttaacatctttgttggtgacatggacagtgggattgagtgcaccctcagcaagtttgccaatgacaccaagctgtgtggtgcagttgacatgctggagggaagggatgccatctagaggaaCCTGGGCAGGCTCGAGAGGTGGACATTTGGAGATATAGGTTACTGAGTTGAACTATGACCTTTAAAGTGCTTAGACCTTTTGTCAAATGCAACTGGCATCTGAAGTGTCAGCAGTGTTGAGTTCTGCACAGATGAATGAGTGCCAGGCAGGATGAAcacttaacctttttttcccctgcaattgCAAGAGTACCTCATGTTGGAGGCACTATTGTATTGCTGCTGAGCCAAGATCTCTGTGAGCACATGGATAAGATGCCTCAGGTGTGCTGAAAATGACTCTCCTAATGCCATTTCTGATGGCGCAAGTGAGACTGCCACTGCAAAAGCCCTGAATGTTGATGGGAATTCTTCCTCCTCGGTGAATGGTGTTGAAGAGTCCTGTCTCAGCAGCCAACAGACACATTTTGGGTCTCTGGTGCCGGATGGCATTTATGGAGTTAGTCTTGGAAAGACGGATGCTTTCATATACAAATACAGGAAGATCTCTACTGCTGGGAATCGATAGCTTTCTTGCATTGTGCCAAAGTGAACTTGAATCCTGGTACACTTGAAGAGCAGCATGGCAGTGGTCTGACAGGGCCCTGATGATCCGAACGAACTCTGTGCCATTTGATAGCTCACCTTACTTTCTTTGGATGTCCAAAGgcattgcttttctctctttggttTTCAGGAGAGGTGTAAGATGCCTACTAGTGTTTCAGATGTTTTTACTGTAAAATACTGTAATGAAACAGGAGTCTTCAAATCCTTGTTTAGGCAAAGCCTCTCGATATTGGGAGGAGTTTCTTTGGGAGAGAAAGACTTCATTTGCAGAACTGTAAGAAACAAATGTGGTAATATTAAATGTAAATGGATTTTCACCTTCAGCAATGTTTTTAGGAAGCACATCTTCTCTGAAGAAGTCTCCAGCTCGTTTTGCGGGCTGGGTGCGTGCTTTACCACATGCCTTGTAGTATTACGTTAAAGCTCATGTCTGATGAGTTTGAAATGTCACTATTCAGATTGCTTGGAGTGGAAAATTAACTATTTTCTGTGTTAGTTCTTCGCAGCGTTTGCATGTATCTAATGGGataataaataatgcttttccGCACTTGGTAAAGTTAGTTCAAGGGGACAATGTGGAAGATGGAAAAACTTGCCAAGTGGATGATCTTCCTTCTACCTGCAAAGAAGCACCTGAAAAAATTCTCCTGAGAAGAGAGAGGTCTTAGCAGTTCTTTTAGTCTATGCAAAAGGtattggggggcgggggggagggggaatagTCTAATTCAAGGCTTTCCCATGGCTGCTGAGCTGACAGGGAAGTATTTTTATAGAGAATGACTGCAGATTGTTTTCAGATGCTATTTTGGACAAGCATTTGCAACTTGGCAAGCTGGGATGGACTCGTGCATTGTGTTCCTCTGCTGTGATTAGTATGGAGATAACGATTAGTAGTGTGTCTGGTGCGCAGggcgggtttttttttggctttcttttctgagttttttcttGATTCTGACAAGGTGCTTTGGCTGGGTAAAGGAAGAGGCTTTAATCTTAAGGATAATTGTATCTCAGGAGACTAAAACTTACTGTTGTTGAGAACTGCTTGTGGAGCCCCCCCCAGCTGTATACAATGCTGAGGTGTCTTTTCAATACAGTTGTcgtgctggtgggaaggggctTCTGGTGGCTCCCAGCCTCCACATTGGATCAGGCTGGTTGCCAATCACAACAGCTGGGGCTTTGTCCAGCCCAGTCtgaaacctccaaggatggagatggctGCCTCTCTGGGTACATGTCCCAGGGGACACCACCCTCCTGGGGGAGAAGCTTTTCTTATGTGTGAGCCTCCCAAACTGCAATCTGTGGCTGTTATCCCTCACTGCATTGTCTGACACTGCGGGAGTTTGGCTCGCCCATGTCTATAAATGCCTTTCAAGCAGTCACAGGCTCCTGGTAGAtgccccctctgcctccttttcaCCAGACTACCCAAGCCTGGCTCCCTCCCCTCACAGGGAGAAGGGGTTATAATTCTGACGAGGATTCATTTGGCAACAGTGacttttccttaatttctttaTGTACAGAtccttgaaaaacagaaatagccCTTAATTCTTTCAGCAACTTTCCTCCCCCTTTTACTTTCCAGTGCAAACATCTTCCTCTGCATGGACTTGTCATGCTGAACTGAAGCATCTCTCGTGAGCCATCTCTGTCCTCCGAGAACTGTCTCCTTTTCAAATCTCTCTGCTGGGCAGCATGAGAGAACGGCTTGCTGAACCGGTAAAACGCTATGGTCAGATTTTGAAGAATCAGACTATTGTGCTTGGAATTCTGGGTTCTGCTTCTTCAAGTAAGTTCTGAAAAATGCCATTCATCCGTGAATAAATGGTGTTTGTGGCAGGTGGAGAGTCATATGGAGGAGTCTCTGGTGGACTTCATCTGCATAACGTTGCCCCTGCTAACAAATGGGTAAGCTGTGCAAAGACACCCAGCTGCTGCTGTAAATCCTAGACTGCACCAAACACAAACTACAGACCAGTGGTATCCATGTTCGATGTGTTCGACGTCATCAGGGAGACTATAGACGAATGTGGAGGGGTGGTTTAAGTCATATATTATGCTAGCTGCATAAATGCACAGAGATACAGTGCAAAATATTCCTGTAAACGAAATAATCATGTCGTTATTTTGAGATGTAGCATAGCatgaataacaaaataaatgttagGCCTTACTAATCAAATAACTTGCTCCCAGCTTTGTTGGTATAAGTTATCTTGGGTAGCACACAGGTGATAATTACTGGCATTCATAAAGTTTTTGTGTATTATCCAGTTACGTAAGGCTAAGCCTCAGCTCTGTGCTTGCGAATTGCATCCAGCAAACTTCGTGTTTGCTACTTTTAAGAATAAGGGAGTCTCCTCAGTGACTTCAGTCACCTCTGATTTCGCAGAGCCTGCTGCGTGCCTCAGAGCAGCCAGGGGAAATTGTTTTGCCTTGTGCTGCGTGTTATCTGATCTGGAGGTTACTGAGCAGGTAATCTGCCTCCGCGGCTGGCCCTCCACATAACTCCGCAGAGGAACGGCTCAGGCTAAATCGCTCCCCAGCTCTCTGCCGTCACTCCGCTCCCGGCCTGGGGTTTCTGTTGGCTAACTTTTCCTTAAGCGCTTTTCATTAGGCTATGTTTTTCATTAAGCAGCTCAATTAGCCATGCACAATGAGCCTTTCCTCGGGCCTGTGCTTtccaaatgtattaaaaaaatatagctgTGCGGTGCATTTACAGCTGCtccaatgaaaatatttcctctggCACAAGAGAAGGTGTGTTTTGCTTAGCCTCATTAGCTTGGATGTTTCGTGTTTGTGGATTTTacctttccttcccctctaaACAACCTCTAATTTTACaactaaacattattttttttaagtaccttgAGGAACAGCAGACCAGCAACATGCTGGGTGAGGCTTTCCTCCCAAAAGAAGCTGACTGCTGCCCCGATGCACCCGCAGAGAACAACTACA
This window encodes:
- the TMEM178A gene encoding transmembrane protein 178A encodes the protein MAVVVLCGCIGAAVSFFWEESLTQHVAGLLFLITGIFCTVSLCIYAASIIYDLNHPSTFVYSLPDDVEHIEHGYHWSVVCVWCSLGFTAAAGCLCTAYPFVSRGNVMQMKSTRDSSI